A window of the Planococcus citri chromosome 4, ihPlaCitr1.1, whole genome shotgun sequence genome harbors these coding sequences:
- the ex gene encoding protein expanded isoform X2 — protein sequence MRHSTVSAPIESCNVSSLSTPALRFCAVHLLHGQVLYFVVEPKSKTKELYNQACAHLASQGMLDTDLFGLAVISDGEYLFVDPDYKLSKYAPKSWRSSSTHGLDNSGKPLLAFYFRVQFYVDNPLLLRDETSRHHYYLQLRHNVVYRSLVYTYVAEEIIYLLVGLALQAEFGDYLESQHTENYFSLQEYFPQQMVAHGNETKLYQNAAVVHKANRTLSKAQAETQFIREASSRDSFPLAHNSHLYRLKQKKHDPNPGTLWLAICTRGIELYEERSNKPISGTFCWNNIGKLCFDRKKFEIRSLNPAGERYVYYTNSDEKSKHLLTLCRLTHQFCMSIQLRLNEITRKEEEEKNQYRDWGSELSVKLTEMCYNHNADQRISVISTTSSNTTSGIVSDRVHSLDESEDDLDMEIMINSPPAASIESLALAHLRDSFNTENRKINKIVARSSPAYHNSVGAQDENSDLCCLSKLTLPTTPAPTDDSQCSSSCSTIVVTGYGHDKAKTQQETTGLSSNRRHSTSSSLELGYSHTAQNSALSDSASCCLELDYSVQSAHTSSGIYTLQSSCETNTVATTAAAASSETSGIGHSVVEDSEGIRSRSGSIVSASGSFHGDGSDPSDTGHGTPLTAEELSDLIVGRSPKPCRGKYPSVATVSESLDSIADYVTLPPPPIPPPRRTPLMESMSRHNLGGAFSSKSSDTTSSYVARQGSISTASHSESNKNYFSSEEAMLQRQIQFQHLTGGFSSHLLMDTIAPANQIQMQMQMQPTSAKMLMCASNDDIAASNIDSGYSSCYPVASTASASSVASAVSAPLLKSKFQQNHKSCISLPLRSEEASARIVSTKPQINVLKAQSSYVPSGSLIPSYASPAAINYNVPTSACRSTSLQQQQHQHHQHQHQQLQQPPQIQPNYHQKYTTDVSTRLDYAAAAAAAAAANQVPIVGSNNYLDVRRSGVAFLQQIHEKFPPPPPLLYSRQPPPPPPPPRNHYSMCNNNLLSHQIDQYKQQLYSDVDYVIYPMKDPAISKQEYLDSKEASFHCNQHYLSQSSLSSRYARPFPSTYNVFAPPAAAPTPYSLYGGRKSQAMYRSTPNVAVAGGGCISSYCQHAANARYASNQNLSAELSGYSNSSLAYLSAKHASSTSPLYSAAASMYSSSMQSLRLDSSIYGRILPSSSNCSFSRTRSDDNILNCGDRINVDHHLDVKFRKPPPPPPPPYNSQKHYICSERVRKPDIPPPELTNSRVNQTEVNSPPKDKNISLDICSLREKSKDLDLPLISALCNDKSLLKQTNTIDLASEQPNAWYNDTDENIPKDESLVAKASNNKQSLYSVDSNSSQSNDRTSSTSKSTTSSKNNNNNNKSSPFRSISKSIVTTMGTPATSATRNAIAPKIFDRSKFLSCDIPKVIESQASYTEPAHSQSTAKVKSSSKLINSKLSKASTSANKLKYPVSQPINKVTKIKSASISENNLKLKFKSLKIKSEDATQRNGSGDLDKAS from the exons ATGCGACATAGCACTGTTAGTGCCCCTATCGAATCTTGCAATGTATCTAGTTTGAGTACCCCTGCGTTACGTTTTTGTGCTGTGCATCTGTTGCACGGTCAAGTTTTGTATTTCGTTGTCGAG ccaaaatccaaaacaaaAGAGTTGTATAACCAAGCATGCGCGCATCTTGCTTCTCAGGGAATGCTTGATACCGATCTGTTCGGCTTAGCAGTGATATCAG atgGCGAGTACTTATTCGTTGACCCAGACTATAAGCTCTCAAAATACGCACCAAAAAGCTGGCGATCGTCTTCAACTCAT gGATTGGATAACTCGGGAAAACCCTTATTGGCGTTCTACTTCAGGGTACAATTCTATGTCGATAATCCATTACTGCTTCG CGATGAAACCTCGAGACACCATTACTACCTGCAGTTGCGCCATAACGTGGTGTATCGAAGCCTCGTCTACACGTATGTGGCCGAAGAGATCATCTACTTGTTGGTTGGATTGGCGTTGCAAGCGGAATTCGGAGATTACCTCGAATCACAACATACAGAAAATTATTTCTCGTTACAAGAATATTTTCCACAACAG ATGGTCGCACAtggaaatgaaacaaaactaTACCAAAACGCTGCAGTTGTACACAAAGCAAACCGCACATTATCGAAAGCGCAGGCCGAAACTCAGTTCATACGCGAAGCTAGTTCAAGGGATTCATTCCCTTTGGCTCACAATTCTCATTTATACagattaaaacagaaaaaacacgATCCTAATCCCGGTACCTTATGGCTGGCTATTTGTACTCGAGGTATCGAATTATACGAG gaAAGATCGAATAAACCAATCAGTGGCACATTTTGTTGGAATAATATAGGAAAATTATGTTTcgat agaaaaaaatttgaaatcagatcGCTTAATCCGGCTGGCGAAAGATACGTTTATTATACGAATTCGGAcgaaaaaagcaaacatttgttgacattatgtcgattaaCTCACCAATTTTGTATGTCTATTCAATTAAGATTGAATGAAATTACTCGTAAGGAAGAAGAAG aaaaaaatcaataccgtGATTGGGGATCGGAGCTGAGCGTGAAACTGACTGAAATGTGCTATAATCATAACGCCGATCAAAGAATATCCGTCATATCTACAACATCTTCGAATACCACCTCGGGTATTGTTTCGGATCGAGTTCATAGCTTGGATGAAAGCGAAG ATGATCTAGATATGGAAATTATGATTAATTCGCCTCCGGCAGCATCTATCGAAAGTTTAGCCTTAGCTCATTTAAGAGATAGCTTTAATACGgagaatagaaaaatcaataaaattgtgGCGAGATCGTCTCCTGCTTATCATAATTCTGTTGGTGCTCAAG ATGAAAATTCAGACTTATGTTGTTTAAGTAAATTGACATTACCTACCACACCTGCCCCTACCGACGATAGTCAATGCTCAAGCTCATGTTCTACCATTGTAGTCACCGGATATGGACATGATAAAGCTAAGACGCAG CAAGAAACGACCGGTTTATCGTCAAACCGCAGACACAGTACAAGCTCGAGTCTAGAATTAGGATACAGTCATACGGCGCAAAATTCAGCGTTATCGGATTCGGCCAGTTGTTGTTTGGAATTAGATTATTCGGTACAGTCGGCTCACACTAGCAGTGGTATTTATACACTGCAAAGTAGTTGTGAGACGAACACCGTAGCGACAACCGCCGCCGCAGCCTCTTCGGAGACCAGCGGTATCGGTCATTCAGTTGTCGAAGATTCGGAAG GCATTCGCTCTAGAAGCGGTTCGATTGTAAGCGCTTCTGGTAGTTTTCACGGCGACGGTAGCGATCCGTCGGATACCGGACACGGTACACCTCTGACCGCCGAAGAATTATCAGACTTGATTGTTGGCCGAAGTCCGAAACCATGCCGAGGCAAATACCCGTCTGTAGCAACGGTCAGCGAATCTCTAGACTCGATAGCTGACTACGTGACATTACCACCGCCCCCTATACCTCCACCTCGCCGCACACCGCTCATGGAATCCATGTCTAGGCATAATTTAGGGGGAGCGTTCTCGTCGAAAAGCTCCGATACCACTTCCAGTTACGTAGCCAGACAAGGCTCGATTTCAACAGCATCGCATAGCGAATCGAATAAAAACTACTTTAGCAGCGAAGAAGCCATGCTACAGAGGCAAATCCAATTCCAGCACTTGACCGGAGGCTTTTCATCGCATTTGCTCATGGATACGATAGCTCCGGCGAACCAGATCCAAATGCAGATGCAGATGCAGCCAACATCCGCTAAAATGCTCATGTGCGCGAGTAACGACGATATCGCCGCTTCGAACATCGATTCGGGTTACTCTTCTTGTTACCCTGTCGCTTCTACTGCCTCGGCTAGCTCAGTCGCGAGCGCTGTTTCTGCTCCTTTGTTAAAATCGAAGTTCCAGCAAAACCACAAGTCTTGCATTTCGCTGCCTTTACGATCGGAAGAAGCTAGCGCTCGTATCGTGTCGACTAAACCTCAAATCAACGTTTTGAAAGCTCAAAGCAGTTACGTACCGTCCGGATCTCTGATCCCTAGCTACGCATCTCCGGCTGCCATAAATTACAACGTACCAACGTCCGCCTGTCGATCAACGTCTTTACAACAACAGCAACACCAACACCACCAACATCAGCATCAACAGTTGCAACAACCGCCTCAAATTCAACCCAACTACCATCAAAAGTACACTACCGACGTATCCACCAGATTAGACTACGCAGCAGCTGCAGCTGCGGCTGCGGCCGCCAACCAAGTACCAATCGTCGGCAGTAACAATTACCTGGACGTGAGACGCAGCGGTGTAGCGTTTCTGCAacaaattcacgaaaaatttccTCCTCCTCCGCCACTTCTATACAGCAGACAGCCTCCTCCGCCACCACCGCCTCCTAGAAACCATTACTCGATGTGTAATAATAATTTGCTATCTCATCAGATCGACCAATACAAACAACAACTGTATTCGGACGTCGATTACGTCATATACCCGATGAAAGATCCGGCCATAAGTAAACAAGAGTACCTAGATTCCAAAGAAGCCTCGTTCCACTGTAATCAGCACTACTTGTCGCAGAGTTCGCTCAGTTCACGATACGCTAGACCATTCCCGTCCACTTACAACGTATTCGCGCCTCCGGCAGCTGCACCTACGCCTTATTCTTTATACGGTGGTCGAAAAAGCCAAGCTATGTATCGAAGTACACCCAACGTAGCTGTGGCCGGAGGAGGATGTATATCGTCGTATTGTCAACACGCAGCTAATGCCAGATACGCCTCGAATCAAAACTTATCCGCCGAATTATCCGGATACTCGAATTCTTCGTTGGCGTATTTATCGGCCAAACACGCGTCCTCTACTTCGCCCCTGTATTCGGCCGCAGCTTCGATGTATTCATCTTCTATGCAGAGTCTAAGGCTGGATTCTTCGATTTATGGACGTATTCTGCCGTCGTCGTCGAATTGCAGTTTTTCTAGGACTCGTTCCGatgataatattttgaattgcGGCGATCGTATCAATGTTGATCATCATCTGGATGTTAAGTTCAGGAAACCGCCGCCACCTCCACCGCCTCCGTATAATTCTCAG AAACATTACATTTGCTCAGAACGCGTCCGAAAGCCAGATATTCCACCGCCAGAACTAACCAACAGTCGTGTTAATCAAACTGAAGTGAACTCTCCTCCGAAAGACAAGAACATCTCACTAGACATTTGTTCGTTACGAGAAAAAAGCAAAGACCTAGATTTACCTTTAATATCAGCCTTATGCAACGATAAATCACTACTGAAACAAACCAACACCATCGATTTGGCTTCCGAACAACCCAACGCGTGGTACAACGATACCGACGAAAATATCCCTAAAGACGAATCACTCGTTGCAAAAGCGAGCAATAATAAACAATCGCTGTATTCGGTCGATTCGAATAGTTCGCAATCTAACGATAGAACTTCTTCTACCAGTAAGTCTACTACAAGTAGCAagaacaataataataataataaatcgtCGCCGTTCAGAAGTATAAGTAAAAGTATTGTCACCACGATGGGTACGCCGGCAACATCAGCTACTAGAAACGCGATCGCTCCTAAAATATTCGACAGATCGAAATTTCTAAGCTGCGATATCCCGAAGGTAATCGAATCACAGGCCAGTTACACGGAACCAGCTCACTCTCAGTCAACCGCTAAAGTGAAATCTTCGTCGAAATTAATCAACAGTAAACTTTCAAAAGCCAGCACATCGgctaataaattaaaatacccGGTTAGCCAGCCGATTAATAAGGTTACGAAAATCAAAAGCGCCAGTATTAGCGAAAAtaatctgaaattgaaattcaaatcgtTGAAAATCAAATCCGAAGACGCGACTCAACGTAATGGTTCCGGTGATCTTGATAAGGCATCGTGA
- the ex gene encoding protein expanded isoform X1, whose amino-acid sequence MRHSTVSAPIESCNVSSLSTPALRFCAVHLLHGQVLYFVVEPKSKTKELYNQACAHLASQGMLDTDLFGLAVISDGEYLFVDPDYKLSKYAPKSWRSSSTHGLDNSGKPLLAFYFRVQFYVDNPLLLRDETSRHHYYLQLRHNVVYRSLVYTYVAEEIIYLLVGLALQAEFGDYLESQHTENYFSLQEYFPQQMVAHGNETKLYQNAAVVHKANRTLSKAQAETQFIREASSRDSFPLAHNSHLYRLKQKKHDPNPGTLWLAICTRGIELYEERSNKPISGTFCWNNIGKLCFDRKKFEIRSLNPAGERYVYYTNSDEKSKHLLTLCRLTHQFCMSIQLRLNEITRKEEEEKNQYRDWGSELSVKLTEMCYNHNADQRISVISTTSSNTTSGIVSDRVHSLDESEDDLDMEIMINSPPAASIESLALAHLRDSFNTENRKINKIVARSSPAYHNSVGAQDENSDLCCLSKLTLPTTPAPTDDSQCSSSCSTIVVTGYGHDKAKTQQQETTGLSSNRRHSTSSSLELGYSHTAQNSALSDSASCCLELDYSVQSAHTSSGIYTLQSSCETNTVATTAAAASSETSGIGHSVVEDSEGIRSRSGSIVSASGSFHGDGSDPSDTGHGTPLTAEELSDLIVGRSPKPCRGKYPSVATVSESLDSIADYVTLPPPPIPPPRRTPLMESMSRHNLGGAFSSKSSDTTSSYVARQGSISTASHSESNKNYFSSEEAMLQRQIQFQHLTGGFSSHLLMDTIAPANQIQMQMQMQPTSAKMLMCASNDDIAASNIDSGYSSCYPVASTASASSVASAVSAPLLKSKFQQNHKSCISLPLRSEEASARIVSTKPQINVLKAQSSYVPSGSLIPSYASPAAINYNVPTSACRSTSLQQQQHQHHQHQHQQLQQPPQIQPNYHQKYTTDVSTRLDYAAAAAAAAAANQVPIVGSNNYLDVRRSGVAFLQQIHEKFPPPPPLLYSRQPPPPPPPPRNHYSMCNNNLLSHQIDQYKQQLYSDVDYVIYPMKDPAISKQEYLDSKEASFHCNQHYLSQSSLSSRYARPFPSTYNVFAPPAAAPTPYSLYGGRKSQAMYRSTPNVAVAGGGCISSYCQHAANARYASNQNLSAELSGYSNSSLAYLSAKHASSTSPLYSAAASMYSSSMQSLRLDSSIYGRILPSSSNCSFSRTRSDDNILNCGDRINVDHHLDVKFRKPPPPPPPPYNSQKHYICSERVRKPDIPPPELTNSRVNQTEVNSPPKDKNISLDICSLREKSKDLDLPLISALCNDKSLLKQTNTIDLASEQPNAWYNDTDENIPKDESLVAKASNNKQSLYSVDSNSSQSNDRTSSTSKSTTSSKNNNNNNKSSPFRSISKSIVTTMGTPATSATRNAIAPKIFDRSKFLSCDIPKVIESQASYTEPAHSQSTAKVKSSSKLINSKLSKASTSANKLKYPVSQPINKVTKIKSASISENNLKLKFKSLKIKSEDATQRNGSGDLDKAS is encoded by the exons ATGCGACATAGCACTGTTAGTGCCCCTATCGAATCTTGCAATGTATCTAGTTTGAGTACCCCTGCGTTACGTTTTTGTGCTGTGCATCTGTTGCACGGTCAAGTTTTGTATTTCGTTGTCGAG ccaaaatccaaaacaaaAGAGTTGTATAACCAAGCATGCGCGCATCTTGCTTCTCAGGGAATGCTTGATACCGATCTGTTCGGCTTAGCAGTGATATCAG atgGCGAGTACTTATTCGTTGACCCAGACTATAAGCTCTCAAAATACGCACCAAAAAGCTGGCGATCGTCTTCAACTCAT gGATTGGATAACTCGGGAAAACCCTTATTGGCGTTCTACTTCAGGGTACAATTCTATGTCGATAATCCATTACTGCTTCG CGATGAAACCTCGAGACACCATTACTACCTGCAGTTGCGCCATAACGTGGTGTATCGAAGCCTCGTCTACACGTATGTGGCCGAAGAGATCATCTACTTGTTGGTTGGATTGGCGTTGCAAGCGGAATTCGGAGATTACCTCGAATCACAACATACAGAAAATTATTTCTCGTTACAAGAATATTTTCCACAACAG ATGGTCGCACAtggaaatgaaacaaaactaTACCAAAACGCTGCAGTTGTACACAAAGCAAACCGCACATTATCGAAAGCGCAGGCCGAAACTCAGTTCATACGCGAAGCTAGTTCAAGGGATTCATTCCCTTTGGCTCACAATTCTCATTTATACagattaaaacagaaaaaacacgATCCTAATCCCGGTACCTTATGGCTGGCTATTTGTACTCGAGGTATCGAATTATACGAG gaAAGATCGAATAAACCAATCAGTGGCACATTTTGTTGGAATAATATAGGAAAATTATGTTTcgat agaaaaaaatttgaaatcagatcGCTTAATCCGGCTGGCGAAAGATACGTTTATTATACGAATTCGGAcgaaaaaagcaaacatttgttgacattatgtcgattaaCTCACCAATTTTGTATGTCTATTCAATTAAGATTGAATGAAATTACTCGTAAGGAAGAAGAAG aaaaaaatcaataccgtGATTGGGGATCGGAGCTGAGCGTGAAACTGACTGAAATGTGCTATAATCATAACGCCGATCAAAGAATATCCGTCATATCTACAACATCTTCGAATACCACCTCGGGTATTGTTTCGGATCGAGTTCATAGCTTGGATGAAAGCGAAG ATGATCTAGATATGGAAATTATGATTAATTCGCCTCCGGCAGCATCTATCGAAAGTTTAGCCTTAGCTCATTTAAGAGATAGCTTTAATACGgagaatagaaaaatcaataaaattgtgGCGAGATCGTCTCCTGCTTATCATAATTCTGTTGGTGCTCAAG ATGAAAATTCAGACTTATGTTGTTTAAGTAAATTGACATTACCTACCACACCTGCCCCTACCGACGATAGTCAATGCTCAAGCTCATGTTCTACCATTGTAGTCACCGGATATGGACATGATAAAGCTAAGACGCAG caGCAAGAAACGACCGGTTTATCGTCAAACCGCAGACACAGTACAAGCTCGAGTCTAGAATTAGGATACAGTCATACGGCGCAAAATTCAGCGTTATCGGATTCGGCCAGTTGTTGTTTGGAATTAGATTATTCGGTACAGTCGGCTCACACTAGCAGTGGTATTTATACACTGCAAAGTAGTTGTGAGACGAACACCGTAGCGACAACCGCCGCCGCAGCCTCTTCGGAGACCAGCGGTATCGGTCATTCAGTTGTCGAAGATTCGGAAG GCATTCGCTCTAGAAGCGGTTCGATTGTAAGCGCTTCTGGTAGTTTTCACGGCGACGGTAGCGATCCGTCGGATACCGGACACGGTACACCTCTGACCGCCGAAGAATTATCAGACTTGATTGTTGGCCGAAGTCCGAAACCATGCCGAGGCAAATACCCGTCTGTAGCAACGGTCAGCGAATCTCTAGACTCGATAGCTGACTACGTGACATTACCACCGCCCCCTATACCTCCACCTCGCCGCACACCGCTCATGGAATCCATGTCTAGGCATAATTTAGGGGGAGCGTTCTCGTCGAAAAGCTCCGATACCACTTCCAGTTACGTAGCCAGACAAGGCTCGATTTCAACAGCATCGCATAGCGAATCGAATAAAAACTACTTTAGCAGCGAAGAAGCCATGCTACAGAGGCAAATCCAATTCCAGCACTTGACCGGAGGCTTTTCATCGCATTTGCTCATGGATACGATAGCTCCGGCGAACCAGATCCAAATGCAGATGCAGATGCAGCCAACATCCGCTAAAATGCTCATGTGCGCGAGTAACGACGATATCGCCGCTTCGAACATCGATTCGGGTTACTCTTCTTGTTACCCTGTCGCTTCTACTGCCTCGGCTAGCTCAGTCGCGAGCGCTGTTTCTGCTCCTTTGTTAAAATCGAAGTTCCAGCAAAACCACAAGTCTTGCATTTCGCTGCCTTTACGATCGGAAGAAGCTAGCGCTCGTATCGTGTCGACTAAACCTCAAATCAACGTTTTGAAAGCTCAAAGCAGTTACGTACCGTCCGGATCTCTGATCCCTAGCTACGCATCTCCGGCTGCCATAAATTACAACGTACCAACGTCCGCCTGTCGATCAACGTCTTTACAACAACAGCAACACCAACACCACCAACATCAGCATCAACAGTTGCAACAACCGCCTCAAATTCAACCCAACTACCATCAAAAGTACACTACCGACGTATCCACCAGATTAGACTACGCAGCAGCTGCAGCTGCGGCTGCGGCCGCCAACCAAGTACCAATCGTCGGCAGTAACAATTACCTGGACGTGAGACGCAGCGGTGTAGCGTTTCTGCAacaaattcacgaaaaatttccTCCTCCTCCGCCACTTCTATACAGCAGACAGCCTCCTCCGCCACCACCGCCTCCTAGAAACCATTACTCGATGTGTAATAATAATTTGCTATCTCATCAGATCGACCAATACAAACAACAACTGTATTCGGACGTCGATTACGTCATATACCCGATGAAAGATCCGGCCATAAGTAAACAAGAGTACCTAGATTCCAAAGAAGCCTCGTTCCACTGTAATCAGCACTACTTGTCGCAGAGTTCGCTCAGTTCACGATACGCTAGACCATTCCCGTCCACTTACAACGTATTCGCGCCTCCGGCAGCTGCACCTACGCCTTATTCTTTATACGGTGGTCGAAAAAGCCAAGCTATGTATCGAAGTACACCCAACGTAGCTGTGGCCGGAGGAGGATGTATATCGTCGTATTGTCAACACGCAGCTAATGCCAGATACGCCTCGAATCAAAACTTATCCGCCGAATTATCCGGATACTCGAATTCTTCGTTGGCGTATTTATCGGCCAAACACGCGTCCTCTACTTCGCCCCTGTATTCGGCCGCAGCTTCGATGTATTCATCTTCTATGCAGAGTCTAAGGCTGGATTCTTCGATTTATGGACGTATTCTGCCGTCGTCGTCGAATTGCAGTTTTTCTAGGACTCGTTCCGatgataatattttgaattgcGGCGATCGTATCAATGTTGATCATCATCTGGATGTTAAGTTCAGGAAACCGCCGCCACCTCCACCGCCTCCGTATAATTCTCAG AAACATTACATTTGCTCAGAACGCGTCCGAAAGCCAGATATTCCACCGCCAGAACTAACCAACAGTCGTGTTAATCAAACTGAAGTGAACTCTCCTCCGAAAGACAAGAACATCTCACTAGACATTTGTTCGTTACGAGAAAAAAGCAAAGACCTAGATTTACCTTTAATATCAGCCTTATGCAACGATAAATCACTACTGAAACAAACCAACACCATCGATTTGGCTTCCGAACAACCCAACGCGTGGTACAACGATACCGACGAAAATATCCCTAAAGACGAATCACTCGTTGCAAAAGCGAGCAATAATAAACAATCGCTGTATTCGGTCGATTCGAATAGTTCGCAATCTAACGATAGAACTTCTTCTACCAGTAAGTCTACTACAAGTAGCAagaacaataataataataataaatcgtCGCCGTTCAGAAGTATAAGTAAAAGTATTGTCACCACGATGGGTACGCCGGCAACATCAGCTACTAGAAACGCGATCGCTCCTAAAATATTCGACAGATCGAAATTTCTAAGCTGCGATATCCCGAAGGTAATCGAATCACAGGCCAGTTACACGGAACCAGCTCACTCTCAGTCAACCGCTAAAGTGAAATCTTCGTCGAAATTAATCAACAGTAAACTTTCAAAAGCCAGCACATCGgctaataaattaaaatacccGGTTAGCCAGCCGATTAATAAGGTTACGAAAATCAAAAGCGCCAGTATTAGCGAAAAtaatctgaaattgaaattcaaatcgtTGAAAATCAAATCCGAAGACGCGACTCAACGTAATGGTTCCGGTGATCTTGATAAGGCATCGTGA